A region of Solanum dulcamara chromosome 7, daSolDulc1.2, whole genome shotgun sequence DNA encodes the following proteins:
- the LOC129894499 gene encoding zinc finger BED domain-containing protein RICESLEEPER 2-like yields MAVVLPNFQLPSHLTVARQYHKGETIAEWIEACLFDWKIDNIFTVTLDNATANDSAIKHLKRRIEDWKGGILGNEFLHVRCNAHILNLIVKEGLSEQNESISRVRNAIKYVKSSAGRFDSFKSFVEKVKIDTHGLLTLDIEIRWNSTYMMLDTTVKFEMAFSRMYDDDHKYLKYCLEINNVGGHPSINDWKNVKVFIKFLEIFYQVTLKFSETSYVISNSFLHEIFNLQKIICKYVRSEDSILSGMAKKMELKFNKYWDTFESMNKLLFIAVVLNPRYKLKYVEYLFKNSYGCLVGAEKSKKVMDTLSRLYNYYMSSFCETHIDKIDGQTSLNDEINTMHSDEMWQSQWEKYLADEDYTENKSELEKYLVDDLEKTKELDILAWWKLLAPVVGFLTLIEVLYLQRQ; encoded by the exons ATGGCAGTTGTTTTGCCTAATTTTCAATTACCTTCTCACTTGACTGTTGCTAGACAAT ATCATAAGGGTGAAACAATTGCTGAGTGGATTGAGGCGTGCTTATTTGATTGGAAAATTGATAACATATTCACGGTGACCTTAGATAATGCAACTGCTAATGATTCTGCAATTAAACACTTGAAGAGAAGAATTGAGGATTGGAAaggaggcatcttaggaaatgaGTTCTTACATGTTAGATGTAATGCTCATATTCTAAATTTGATCGTGAAAGaaggactcagtgaacaaaatGAGTCTATTTCTCGGGTAAGAAATGCTATCAAATATGTTAAGTCCTCAGCTGGAAGGTTTGATTCCTTTAAGTCATTTGTCGAGAAGGTTAAGATTGACACTCATGGTCTTTTGACTTTAGATATTGAGATTAGGTGGAACTCCACATATATGATGCTAGATACAACTGTAAAATTTGAAATGGCATTTTCAAGaatgtatgatgatgatcacAAGTACCTCAAGTATTGTTTAGAAATAAATAATGTGGGAGGGCATCCATCGATAAATGATTGGAAGAATGTTAAAGTTTTCATTAAGTTTCTTGAGATTTTCTACCAggtaactttgaaattctcagAAACTTCATATGTTATTTCCAATTCTTTCTTGCATGAGATCTTTAatcttcaaaagataatttgtaAATATGTTCGTAGTGAAGATTCTATTTTGAGTGGCATGGCTAAAAAGATGGAGCTTAAATTTAACAAATACTGGGATACTTTTGAAAGTATGAACAAGTTATTATTCATTGCTGTTGTTTTGAATCCTCGATACAAGTTAAAATATGTGGAATATCTATTTAAAAACTCTTATGGTTGTTTGGTGGGAGccgaaaaatcaaaaaaggtGATGGATACTTTGAGTCGCTTGTATAATTACTACATGAGTTCTTTTTGTGAGACTCATATCGATAAAATTGATGGTCAAACAAGCTTGAATGATGAAATTAATACCATGCATAGTGACGAGATGTGGCAATCACAATGGGAGAAATATTTGGCAGATGAAGACTATACTGAAAATAAATCAGAACTTGAGAAGTACTTGGTAGATGATTTGGAAAAGACCAAAGAGTTAGATATTTTGGCTTGGTGGAAA CTTTTAGCACCAGTGGTCGGATTCTTGACTCTTATCGAAGTTCTTTATCTTCAAAGACAGTAG